In Flavobacterium sp. WV_118_3, one DNA window encodes the following:
- the rny gene encoding ribonuclease Y, whose protein sequence is MSTTLIIIICCIAGTGIGFGIAKYLEKINASTLIKNAKSEAASLIKDAKTEGEAIKKDKILQAKEKFIELKAEHEQVILGRDKKIAEAEKRTRDKESQVSNELAKAKKSNDELENKITDYNNRIDVLDKKQAEIEKLHKSQVEQLEVISGLSAEEAKNQLVESLRADAKSSAMSHIQETIEEAKLTAHQEARKIIINTIQRIGTEEAVENCVSVFNIESDDVKGRIIGREGRNIRALEAATGVEIIVDDTPEAIILSCFDPVRREIARLALHKLVTDGRIHPARIEEVVAKTAKQIDDEIIEVGKRTVIDLGIHGLHPELIKIVGRMKYRSSYGQNLLQHSREVAKLCGVMAAELGLNVKLAKRAGLLHDIGKVPETESELPHAILGMQWAEKYGEKEEVCNAIGAHHDEIEMKSLIAPIIQVCDAISGARPGARRQVLDSYIQRLKDLEEIAYGFNGVKNAYAIQAGRELRVIVESEKVSDEMASTLSFDISQKIQTEMTYPGQVKITVIRETRAVNIAK, encoded by the coding sequence ATGAGCACAACACTTATAATAATTATTTGCTGTATTGCAGGAACAGGAATCGGTTTTGGAATTGCTAAGTATTTAGAAAAAATCAATGCTTCCACATTGATTAAAAATGCAAAAAGTGAAGCAGCTTCCCTGATAAAAGACGCTAAAACAGAAGGTGAAGCGATCAAAAAAGATAAAATTCTTCAGGCGAAGGAAAAATTCATTGAATTAAAAGCAGAACACGAACAGGTAATTTTAGGTCGCGACAAAAAAATTGCCGAAGCTGAGAAAAGAACCCGCGACAAAGAATCACAGGTATCGAACGAGCTGGCTAAAGCCAAAAAAAGCAACGATGAACTGGAAAACAAAATTACCGATTACAACAACCGTATTGATGTTCTTGATAAAAAGCAAGCCGAAATCGAAAAGCTTCATAAAAGTCAGGTAGAACAACTGGAAGTCATTTCCGGTCTTTCTGCCGAGGAAGCTAAAAATCAATTGGTAGAAAGCCTGCGTGCAGATGCAAAATCGAGTGCAATGTCGCATATTCAGGAAACAATTGAAGAAGCGAAATTAACCGCACATCAGGAGGCGAGAAAAATCATCATCAACACGATTCAGCGTATTGGTACGGAAGAAGCTGTTGAAAACTGCGTTTCGGTATTCAATATTGAATCCGACGATGTTAAAGGTCGTATTATCGGACGTGAAGGTCGTAATATCCGCGCCCTGGAAGCCGCTACCGGAGTCGAAATCATCGTAGATGATACCCCTGAAGCGATTATCCTTTCCTGTTTTGACCCGGTTCGCCGTGAAATTGCCCGTCTTGCATTACACAAACTGGTAACCGACGGTCGTATTCACCCGGCACGTATCGAAGAAGTAGTCGCTAAAACGGCGAAACAAATTGACGACGAGATTATCGAAGTGGGTAAACGTACCGTTATCGATTTAGGTATCCACGGTTTACATCCGGAGCTTATCAAAATCGTTGGACGTATGAAATACCGTTCGTCTTACGGACAAAACCTGTTACAACACTCGAGAGAAGTTGCCAAACTTTGTGGTGTTATGGCTGCTGAATTAGGATTAAACGTAAAACTAGCCAAAAGAGCTGGTTTATTACACGATATCGGAAAAGTACCGGAAACCGAAAGCGAACTGCCACACGCTATCTTAGGGATGCAGTGGGCGGAGAAATACGGCGAAAAAGAAGAGGTTTGCAACGCTATTGGAGCACACCACGACGAGATTGAAATGAAATCGCTTATCGCACCGATTATTCAGGTTTGTGATGCTATTTCGGGAGCACGACCAGGTGCAAGACGTCAGGTATTGGATTCCTATATCCAACGTCTGAAAGATCTTGAAGAAATCGCTTACGGATTTAACGGTGTTAAAAACGCTTATGCGATCCAGGCCGGACGTGAGTTACGGGTAATCGTAGAAAGTGAAAAAGTGAGCGACGAAATGGCTTCTACGCTATCGTTCGATATTTCACAGAAAATTCAAACGGAAATGACGTATCCGGGTCAGGTAAAAATTACCGTAATCCGTGAAACCAGAGCGGTTAATATTGCCAAATAA
- a CDS encoding outer membrane beta-barrel protein, whose translation MKKIILTVAAVFAFGFANAQEEAKGEGFSKGDVFISGSVGIKSSKQGDDKSTGFEVAPKVGYFVTNNIAVGAKLGYESIKTENAIATTADENTFKVGVFGRYYTTPSSKFSLFGELGAEYWTGKDKIADVKENTFDIAFRPGISYFVSNNFALEATVGKLGYNSAKLDVDGAEARNTFDLNVDFSSITFGVLYKF comes from the coding sequence ATGAAAAAGATTATTTTAACAGTAGCAGCAGTATTCGCTTTCGGATTTGCGAACGCTCAGGAAGAAGCTAAAGGTGAAGGTTTCTCTAAAGGAGATGTATTCATTTCTGGTTCTGTAGGAATTAAATCTTCTAAACAAGGAGATGATAAAAGTACAGGTTTTGAAGTAGCTCCTAAAGTTGGATATTTCGTAACTAATAATATTGCAGTTGGTGCAAAATTAGGATACGAAAGCATCAAAACTGAGAACGCTATCGCTACAACTGCTGATGAGAATACTTTCAAAGTAGGTGTATTCGGTAGATATTACACTACTCCATCTTCAAAATTCTCTTTATTCGGAGAACTAGGAGCTGAGTACTGGACTGGTAAAGATAAAATTGCTGATGTTAAAGAAAATACTTTCGACATCGCTTTCAGACCAGGTATTAGCTATTTCGTATCTAACAACTTCGCTTTAGAAGCTACTGTAGGTAAATTAGGTTACAACTCTGCTAAACTTGATGTTGATGGAGCAGAAGCAAGAAACACTTTCGATTTGAATGTTGATTTTTCAAGCATCACTTTCGGTGTTTTATACAAATTCTAA
- a CDS encoding T9SS type A sorting domain-containing protein: MNLKVTLFTLLAANAVGAQSFCPPNGISTNPANPVNPLQTNYRNFFDWTTTNAVYPINSQCNPNSYTPNPFESNQLELLPLSLDKDMKPENGWEMVAYNMGYDNNNNPLLARPEHTYIMMYNKYTGIMRILVKWCRNVNYNGAMLTLKFAPGFQTNVLDMANVEKALDTPHVQNPSMSTALKFYNDNNSWAYAEFKMNYDPCTCSFTDSSRLLLYSELISNSSVELTGKITGTITTISNGQGSASSDGNFWKTANNINNKMMKVHKGVDGFVENYEKIYKNLSDNGVTINAIKSIGDAMKGSQFLKAGLKAIPYVSEGVKFLSGLFGGGSSGNGPMKLAPLSVNLDVKIQGTISTQDPMHNQTIGLPGSQKQNLLTGTTGGQPLYNETMGVFSLINAPVMYYTETTEAKEFINREVINGVFNAPTEYWEIKSKYNFLKRNYKLSGDALKYAINPASGLVLQDAEVMLITEYVKPSVLYARAYPSPKVINVDVDMSNGVDIAGTTKGPSVDEGIALFQNSYGSIGIKNYKNDYAFTYLYDITQKVGEKRRLSYNQFAPFPSQRFSCYNSSSLICPWDIASSRPFSYKQNDPQANSLTFLETSHFKSNTSTFLNPNLITPKDDFLAPRIKTFKLKFILNLKRTDNPNAQNVLYVVTYPVELKPAPVGYNMTGSNYITDAQAYAAQGGFNPVVPTNKVIPVTQAELATICAATAYKNNRMSTSGKMTGEALGLEMAKENNMDVKPLLYPVPVKERLNIEANNNELLSIVDFYGKTVYTFESTSNQEKGQMLSVDVSRFATGVYMMTYRNQSGELKSSKFTIE; encoded by the coding sequence ATGAATCTAAAAGTAACACTTTTCACTTTGCTGGCTGCTAACGCAGTGGGAGCGCAAAGTTTTTGCCCGCCAAATGGGATTTCTACGAATCCGGCAAATCCGGTAAATCCGCTACAAACGAATTACCGGAATTTTTTTGATTGGACCACAACCAATGCAGTGTATCCGATTAATTCACAGTGTAATCCCAATTCCTATACGCCAAATCCGTTTGAGTCGAATCAGCTTGAATTATTGCCGCTTTCTCTGGATAAAGATATGAAACCGGAAAATGGTTGGGAAATGGTAGCCTATAATATGGGGTATGATAACAATAATAACCCGTTATTGGCTCGTCCAGAACATACCTACATTATGATGTATAATAAGTATACCGGAATAATGCGTATTCTGGTAAAATGGTGTCGAAATGTGAATTATAACGGAGCGATGCTAACTTTAAAATTCGCACCCGGATTCCAGACGAATGTGTTGGATATGGCTAATGTTGAAAAAGCGTTGGATACACCACACGTACAGAACCCGTCGATGAGTACGGCGCTAAAGTTTTACAATGACAACAACTCCTGGGCGTATGCCGAGTTTAAAATGAATTACGATCCGTGTACCTGTAGTTTTACCGATTCATCGCGATTGTTGTTGTATTCAGAACTGATCAGCAATTCGTCGGTTGAATTAACAGGGAAAATAACCGGAACGATTACTACAATTTCAAACGGACAAGGATCTGCTTCATCAGATGGGAATTTCTGGAAAACGGCAAACAACATCAATAATAAGATGATGAAGGTGCATAAAGGTGTCGATGGTTTTGTAGAAAACTATGAAAAAATATACAAAAATCTATCTGATAACGGGGTAACCATTAATGCGATCAAATCGATAGGTGATGCAATGAAGGGAAGTCAGTTCCTAAAAGCAGGATTAAAAGCAATTCCGTATGTGAGTGAAGGCGTTAAGTTTTTGAGCGGATTATTTGGCGGTGGTTCCAGTGGAAACGGACCAATGAAGTTGGCACCGTTAAGTGTAAACCTGGATGTGAAAATACAGGGGACAATTTCGACACAGGATCCGATGCATAACCAGACGATCGGACTTCCGGGATCACAAAAACAGAATTTATTGACAGGAACTACCGGAGGGCAACCGTTATATAACGAAACGATGGGTGTTTTTTCGTTGATCAATGCTCCGGTGATGTATTATACCGAAACTACGGAAGCCAAAGAGTTTATTAACAGAGAAGTGATTAATGGTGTTTTTAATGCACCGACGGAGTATTGGGAGATTAAAAGTAAATACAACTTTCTGAAAAGAAATTATAAATTGTCAGGAGATGCGCTTAAATATGCTATCAATCCGGCAAGTGGATTGGTTTTGCAGGATGCGGAAGTAATGTTGATTACGGAATATGTAAAACCTTCGGTGTTATATGCGAGAGCTTATCCGAGTCCTAAGGTAATCAATGTGGATGTGGATATGAGTAATGGGGTGGACATTGCCGGTACTACAAAAGGACCGTCAGTTGATGAAGGGATAGCTCTTTTTCAGAATAGTTATGGTTCTATAGGTATTAAAAATTATAAAAATGATTATGCATTTACATATTTATATGATATAACTCAAAAAGTAGGTGAGAAAAGAAGATTGAGCTACAATCAGTTTGCACCTTTTCCGTCACAAAGGTTTTCCTGTTATAATTCTTCCAGTCTAATTTGTCCTTGGGATATAGCAAGTAGCAGACCGTTTAGTTATAAGCAAAATGACCCGCAGGCAAATAGTCTTACATTTTTAGAAACTAGTCATTTTAAATCGAATACATCAACATTTTTAAATCCTAACTTAATCACACCTAAAGACGACTTTTTAGCACCTCGAATCAAAACATTTAAGCTTAAATTTATCTTAAACTTAAAACGTACAGACAACCCGAATGCGCAAAACGTATTGTATGTGGTAACTTATCCGGTTGAATTAAAACCAGCTCCGGTAGGTTATAATATGACAGGATCGAATTATATTACCGATGCACAGGCTTATGCAGCTCAGGGTGGGTTTAATCCGGTGGTACCAACTAACAAAGTTATTCCGGTTACTCAGGCAGAATTGGCTACAATATGTGCGGCTACAGCCTATAAAAACAATAGAATGTCGACCAGTGGTAAAATGACTGGTGAGGCATTAGGTCTGGAAATGGCTAAAGAAAATAACATGGATGTAAAACCATTGTTGTACCCGGTTCCGGTAAAAGAACGATTGAATATTGAAGCGAATAACAACGAATTGCTTTCAATTGTCGATTTTTACGGAAAAACGGTATATACTTTTGAATCAACTTCAAATCAGGAAAAAGGGCAAATGCTTTCAGTAGATGTGTCCCGATTTGCTACAGGAGTTTATATGATGACCTATAGAAATCAATCCGGAGAATTGAAAAGTAGCAAGTTTACAATCGAATAA
- a CDS encoding cell division protein ZapA, producing MDDKLKIKISIADRVYPLTVDYTQEEGLRSASKKIDTMIKQFEENYAVRDKQDVLAMCALQFASQLEQKQIDKSTDFQDAFDRLKKMDDHLNSILSK from the coding sequence ATGGATGACAAGCTCAAAATAAAGATATCTATCGCCGACAGGGTTTACCCGCTAACTGTGGATTACACACAGGAAGAAGGACTACGAAGTGCTTCCAAAAAGATTGATACAATGATTAAACAATTCGAGGAAAACTATGCCGTGCGCGACAAACAGGACGTTTTAGCCATGTGTGCTTTACAGTTTGCCTCACAATTAGAACAAAAACAAATTGACAAATCCACCGATTTTCAAGATGCTTTTGATCGCTTAAAAAAAATGGATGACCATCTGAATTCGATTCTATCAAAATAA
- a CDS encoding porin family protein, whose translation MKFTKFLSASLLFLAAITTANAQEKASFGIKGGMNFSTVTQGKFEDGPDNRTGFHIGVVGEVPIVSNVFSIQPEVLYSQQGFESNYNLLGTSYTTKHKIDYLNIPVLAKLYIIKQLSVEAGPQFGFKLNESHDTNDSSIETNEVNKFDTALAIGASFNFDNGLFLTGRYTYSLNEVVKDTDAKNKVFQVGLGFKF comes from the coding sequence ATGAAATTTACAAAATTTTTATCAGCCAGCCTGTTATTTTTAGCCGCAATCACTACCGCTAATGCACAGGAAAAAGCAAGTTTTGGTATTAAAGGTGGGATGAACTTTTCCACTGTAACTCAAGGTAAATTCGAAGATGGCCCGGACAATCGTACCGGTTTCCATATTGGTGTAGTCGGTGAAGTTCCAATCGTTTCCAACGTATTCTCCATTCAACCGGAGGTTTTATATTCCCAACAGGGCTTTGAGAGCAATTACAACCTACTTGGAACATCCTATACCACCAAACACAAAATCGATTACCTGAATATCCCGGTTTTAGCCAAATTGTACATCATCAAACAACTTAGTGTGGAAGCTGGTCCGCAATTCGGGTTTAAACTAAACGAAAGTCATGATACCAATGACAGCTCCATTGAAACCAATGAAGTCAACAAATTCGACACTGCTTTGGCAATAGGCGCATCCTTTAACTTTGATAACGGTTTATTTTTAACCGGTCGTTATACTTATAGCTTAAATGAGGTTGTAAAAGATACCGATGCCAAAAACAAAGTCTTCCAGGTTGGACTTGGATTTAAATTCTAA
- a CDS encoding carboxypeptidase-like regulatory domain-containing protein — translation MKRIIDFIAICIVFIGLSSYAQTARVKGILLDESNKPIAKASVKANTTSVISNENGFFQITVPANQKITIEITHVSYKKVATVLSLKPNEDYELNVVLNQRAEQLGEVVVSKGGRKRVEGITTIAPEIIRTIPGANAGVENILKTLPGVYSNNELSTQYAVRGGNYDENLVYVNEIEVYRPFLIRSGQQEGLSFTNTEMVQNVDFSAGGFQAKYGDKLSSVLDITYRRPTKFQAAFDASLLGGSATVDWVSKNQKWSSITGVRYRDNSLLVKSQETETNFRPTFVDVQTLINFDASTKWQWSFLGNISQNRYNYQPISRQTNFGTIDNPIALQVFYNGQEKDRYLTLFGALKSVYQVSDDFKLKFIGSAYHTQEQEHFDIQAQYALGEVDSNIGSETFGDVVYSRGVGSQLSHARNNLDALIFNGEVKGFHSSKTSEHQVEWGVKFTKEDIRDRIVEWEAIDSAGFSLPAPILDIPHDQPYTPYTGPLAPYQNVRATNFVQINRFSGYAQWNYRGEIGTAEYWVNAGVRAHQWQVSGDNITTGDSQFVISPRAQFAIKPAWAMDMLFRLSGGVYHQPPFYRELRDANGVVQPNVKAQQSVHIVLGNDYSFKMWGRPFKLISEAYYKNLSDVNTYTIDNVRIRYSANNDATAYVYGADFRLNGEFVPGTESWFSFGYLKTEENQDGRGYIARPTDQRLKFGLLFQDYMPNIPNLKMYLNVVYNTGLPGGSPSYADPYNYQLRLKDYRRADAGFSYVFKDTAIKSDKNWLKPFQEVALGFEIFNLFNNQNAITNTWVRDVYTKSQYGIPNYMTTRTFNLKLNVRL, via the coding sequence TTGAAAAGAATAATTGATTTTATTGCGATTTGTATTGTATTTATTGGTTTGAGCTCCTATGCACAAACGGCTCGCGTAAAAGGAATCCTTTTGGACGAATCGAACAAACCAATAGCAAAAGCATCGGTTAAAGCCAATACGACTTCCGTTATATCGAATGAAAACGGTTTTTTTCAAATCACGGTACCGGCCAATCAAAAGATAACGATTGAGATTACCCATGTTAGCTACAAAAAAGTAGCAACGGTTCTTTCGTTAAAACCCAATGAAGATTATGAACTAAACGTGGTGTTAAACCAGCGTGCGGAACAATTGGGTGAAGTGGTTGTTTCGAAAGGAGGGCGAAAGAGAGTAGAAGGAATTACAACCATTGCACCGGAAATAATCCGAACCATTCCCGGAGCCAATGCCGGAGTGGAAAATATATTAAAAACCCTTCCCGGGGTTTATTCTAACAATGAACTAAGTACGCAATATGCTGTTCGAGGTGGAAATTATGACGAGAATTTAGTATATGTCAACGAAATTGAAGTATACCGCCCGTTTTTGATTCGTTCCGGTCAGCAGGAAGGATTGAGTTTTACCAATACGGAAATGGTTCAGAATGTCGACTTTTCTGCCGGAGGATTCCAGGCGAAATACGGCGATAAATTATCATCGGTTCTGGATATCACCTACCGTCGTCCAACCAAATTTCAGGCGGCTTTCGATGCCAGTTTGTTAGGCGGAAGTGCTACGGTGGACTGGGTTTCCAAAAATCAGAAATGGAGCAGTATTACCGGAGTACGTTACCGCGACAACAGCCTTTTGGTGAAAAGTCAGGAAACCGAAACGAACTTCCGGCCAACATTTGTTGACGTACAAACATTGATCAATTTTGATGCATCCACCAAATGGCAATGGAGCTTTTTGGGGAACATCTCACAAAACCGCTATAACTACCAACCGATATCCCGTCAGACGAATTTCGGAACGATTGATAATCCGATTGCTTTACAAGTTTTCTATAACGGACAAGAAAAAGACCGCTATCTGACTTTATTTGGGGCGTTGAAATCCGTATATCAGGTAAGCGACGATTTTAAACTGAAGTTTATCGGATCGGCTTATCATACGCAGGAACAGGAACATTTCGATATCCAGGCGCAATATGCTTTGGGCGAAGTGGATAGTAATATCGGATCGGAAACCTTTGGGGATGTCGTATATTCCCGTGGGGTTGGATCGCAATTAAGCCATGCCCGTAACAATCTGGATGCGCTTATTTTTAACGGAGAAGTAAAAGGATTTCATTCGTCCAAAACCAGTGAACACCAGGTGGAATGGGGTGTGAAGTTTACCAAAGAAGATATTCGTGACCGTATTGTAGAATGGGAAGCGATCGACTCGGCTGGGTTTTCATTACCGGCACCGATTTTAGATATTCCGCATGATCAACCATATACACCGTATACCGGACCTTTGGCACCGTATCAGAATGTGCGGGCGACCAATTTTGTACAAATCAACCGTTTTTCGGGTTATGCCCAATGGAATTACCGCGGGGAAATCGGAACAGCCGAATATTGGGTGAATGCCGGAGTTCGGGCGCATCAATGGCAGGTGAGTGGCGATAATATTACTACCGGCGACAGTCAGTTTGTGATTAGTCCGAGAGCGCAGTTTGCTATAAAACCGGCCTGGGCAATGGATATGTTGTTCCGTTTGTCGGGAGGAGTCTATCATCAACCGCCATTTTATCGTGAGTTACGTGACGCCAATGGTGTGGTACAACCTAACGTAAAAGCGCAACAATCCGTTCATATTGTATTGGGGAATGACTATAGTTTTAAAATGTGGGGAAGGCCGTTTAAGTTGATATCAGAGGCCTATTATAAAAACCTGTCGGATGTAAATACCTATACGATTGACAATGTGCGCATTCGTTATAGCGCCAATAATGATGCTACGGCCTATGTATATGGAGCTGATTTCCGTTTAAACGGGGAATTTGTTCCCGGAACGGAATCCTGGTTTAGTTTTGGCTATCTGAAAACGGAAGAAAATCAGGACGGCCGTGGTTATATCGCCCGACCAACCGATCAGCGTTTAAAATTCGGATTGTTGTTTCAGGATTATATGCCGAACATTCCGAACCTGAAAATGTACCTGAATGTAGTGTATAATACCGGATTACCCGGTGGTTCGCCTTCTTATGCCGATCCGTATAACTATCAGTTGCGATTAAAAGACTATCGTAGAGCCGATGCCGGTTTCTCCTATGTTTTTAAGGATACCGCAATCAAATCGGATAAAAATTGGTTGAAACCATTCCAGGAAGTGGCTTTGGGATTTGAAATTTTTAACCTTTTCAACAACCAGAATGCCATTACCAATACCTGGGTACGCGATGTTTATACGAAGAGCCAATACGGAATTCCGAATTATATGACAACCCGTACGTTCAATTTAAAATTGAATGTAAGATTGTAG
- a CDS encoding M23 family metallopeptidase, with the protein MRLLLFFCFSFLCCFSQNQYPKDYFRSPLDIPLQSSGTFGELRGNHFHSGLDYKTQQRTGLPVFAVADGYVSRIKVSTFGYGHALYITHPNGVTTVYGHLKAYSGKIGEYVRKKQYAQKKFEIEMFPLASELPVTKSELIALSGNTGGSGGPHLHFEYRDTKTEKTLNPLLFGMDKETTDTKAPTVNGIVVYPISDDAVVNQSQNPILVNLSLQKDGSYTGSKVMAKGAVGFALDAYDTSDNNYSKNGIYKVETFLNGTKLYGYQFDAFSFDESRYINNFIDFERYKKTKLRYQKLFYKKSYPFSIISDNTKNGQIAVKEKDAFSYRIEVSDFHNNKTIINIPVVYSDQPVKFPRKEVTTPYFIKASNDHNFTKDNISVFVPANAFYEDFYLRFDVKNNVLDLHDDTVPAHNNITITFDVKGIPHLDYKRSFIGRMDGSKPEYFTTTKKGDLFSIRTKDLGKFMLMQDSVGPRIYKPNFATGSTIDKLDTISVHIQDDLSGIKEYNGYLNGKWILMKYDYKTKLLVHDLNDMIYDDGRNDLKIIVSDNIGNSTTFETHFFKTLKPTSLEKNN; encoded by the coding sequence ATGAGACTGTTGTTGTTTTTCTGCTTCTCTTTTTTGTGTTGTTTTTCGCAAAATCAATATCCAAAGGATTATTTCCGTTCACCACTTGACATTCCGTTACAATCGTCCGGAACTTTCGGAGAATTGCGGGGCAATCATTTTCATTCGGGACTGGATTATAAAACACAACAGCGTACGGGTTTGCCGGTTTTTGCCGTAGCCGATGGCTATGTTTCCCGGATAAAAGTTTCTACGTTTGGTTATGGACATGCATTATACATCACACATCCCAATGGAGTGACTACGGTATACGGGCATTTAAAGGCATATTCCGGTAAAATCGGGGAGTATGTGCGTAAAAAGCAATATGCTCAGAAAAAATTTGAGATCGAAATGTTTCCGTTGGCTTCGGAATTGCCGGTTACCAAAAGCGAGTTAATTGCATTATCCGGAAATACCGGTGGATCGGGTGGTCCGCATCTGCATTTTGAATATCGGGATACCAAAACGGAAAAAACACTCAATCCGTTACTGTTTGGTATGGATAAGGAGACAACCGATACCAAAGCGCCGACCGTAAATGGAATCGTCGTTTATCCGATCAGTGATGACGCCGTGGTAAACCAGTCGCAAAACCCGATATTGGTAAACTTATCGCTTCAAAAAGACGGTTCTTATACAGGGAGTAAAGTCATGGCAAAAGGTGCTGTTGGTTTTGCTTTGGATGCCTATGATACGTCCGATAATAACTATAGTAAAAACGGTATTTATAAAGTAGAAACCTTTTTAAATGGTACCAAACTTTATGGCTATCAGTTTGATGCTTTTTCGTTTGACGAATCGCGTTATATCAATAATTTTATCGATTTCGAACGTTATAAAAAAACAAAACTCCGCTATCAAAAGCTGTTTTATAAAAAGAGCTATCCGTTTTCGATTATCAGTGATAATACCAAAAACGGACAAATTGCGGTAAAAGAAAAAGATGCATTTTCCTACCGTATCGAAGTGTCCGATTTTCACAATAACAAAACGATCATTAATATTCCGGTAGTTTATTCGGATCAGCCGGTAAAATTCCCGCGTAAAGAAGTTACCACACCCTATTTTATCAAAGCGAGCAACGATCATAATTTTACAAAAGACAATATCTCGGTATTCGTACCGGCAAATGCTTTCTACGAAGATTTTTACCTGCGTTTTGATGTGAAAAACAACGTGCTGGATTTGCATGATGATACCGTTCCGGCACACAATAATATTACGATCACGTTCGATGTGAAAGGAATACCGCATCTGGATTATAAAAGAAGTTTTATCGGACGGATGGATGGTAGTAAGCCCGAATATTTTACGACAACCAAAAAAGGAGATTTGTTTTCAATCCGTACCAAAGACCTGGGGAAATTTATGTTGATGCAGGATAGTGTCGGACCGAGAATCTACAAACCGAATTTTGCCACCGGTAGCACGATTGATAAATTGGATACGATTAGCGTACATATTCAGGATGATTTATCCGGAATTAAAGAATACAATGGTTACCTGAATGGCAAGTGGATTTTAATGAAATACGATTATAAAACCAAATTACTGGTACACGATCTGAACGATATGATTTATGACGACGGAAGGAATGATTTGAAAATTATTGTGTCCGATAATATAGGAAATTCCACTACCTTTGAAACGCACTTTTTTAAAACCTTAAAACCAACCTCTCTTGAAAAGAATAATTGA
- the xerD gene encoding site-specific tyrosine recombinase XerD, translated as MTSWKSYIKEYKSYLKLERGLSENTIANYAFDVEKLVLHLENTKQEVSPLKIDEQALQGFIYSISGVVNARSQTRIISGLKSFFNFLIFEGYRETTPLELIEIPKVGRKLPDTLSTEEIDMLIGAIDLSKNEGERNRAMLETLYSCGLRVSELVTLKLSDLFFEEGFIKVTGKGNKQRFVPIGTATQNYIVRYKDSVRNHQAIKKGFEDTLFLNRRGSGLTRAMVFTIIKDLAVKINLQKTISPHTFRHSFATHLLENGADLRAIQMMLGHESITTTEVYMHLDRKHLSKVLNTYHPRNH; from the coding sequence ATGACTAGCTGGAAATCGTATATAAAAGAATATAAATCGTATCTGAAACTCGAAAGAGGATTGTCGGAAAATACGATTGCCAATTATGCTTTCGATGTCGAAAAACTCGTGTTACACCTTGAAAACACTAAGCAGGAGGTGTCGCCCTTAAAAATTGACGAACAGGCTTTACAGGGCTTTATTTATTCGATTTCGGGCGTGGTTAATGCGCGATCGCAAACCCGGATCATTTCGGGACTAAAAAGTTTTTTCAATTTTTTGATTTTTGAAGGTTATCGGGAAACGACACCGTTGGAGCTGATCGAAATACCCAAAGTGGGGCGAAAATTACCGGATACTTTATCGACGGAAGAAATTGATATGCTTATCGGAGCGATTGATTTGTCTAAAAACGAAGGTGAGCGGAATAGAGCGATGTTGGAAACGCTATATAGTTGTGGGCTTCGGGTTTCGGAATTGGTGACGTTAAAGCTGTCGGATTTGTTTTTTGAAGAAGGTTTTATTAAAGTAACCGGAAAGGGAAATAAACAACGTTTTGTGCCGATTGGTACGGCGACTCAAAACTATATTGTACGGTATAAAGACAGTGTTCGGAATCATCAGGCGATTAAGAAAGGATTTGAAGACACCTTGTTTTTAAACCGTAGGGGAAGCGGATTGACACGGGCGATGGTTTTTACGATTATCAAAGATCTGGCTGTTAAAATTAACCTGCAAAAAACGATTAGTCCGCATACGTTCCGGCATTCTTTTGCGACGCATTTACTGGAAAACGGTGCCGACTTACGGGCGATTCAGATGATGCTTGGTCACGAGTCGATAACGACAACCGAAGTATATATGCATCTGGATCGCAAACATCTTTCAAAAGTTTTAAATACCTATCATCCGCGGAATCATTAG